A stretch of the Chitinophaga sp. Cy-1792 genome encodes the following:
- a CDS encoding epimerase: protein MKINAIITGSTGMVGEGILHECLENPDVDTVLVINRKACGVVHPKLKEILHHNFFDLTAIVPQLQGYNACYFCLGVSSVGMKEEIYNHLTYDLTMYMAGVLAGENPGMTFCYISGAGTDSSEKGRVMWARIKGKTENDLQKLSFKAVYNFRPGYIQPMKGTKNTHRFYYALSWLYPLWKLFFRNYVCTLGELGRAMIFVTQHGYRKPVLEVKDVVAIMKGKY from the coding sequence ATGAAAATCAATGCGATCATAACAGGAAGTACTGGTATGGTGGGCGAAGGAATTCTACATGAATGCCTGGAAAACCCGGATGTTGATACTGTTCTGGTCATCAACCGTAAAGCCTGCGGAGTAGTGCATCCCAAACTAAAAGAAATTCTTCATCATAACTTCTTTGATCTCACCGCTATCGTCCCTCAACTGCAAGGTTATAATGCCTGCTATTTCTGCCTGGGAGTATCGTCGGTAGGTATGAAGGAGGAAATATATAATCATCTTACATACGACCTAACCATGTATATGGCAGGGGTGCTGGCCGGAGAAAACCCCGGAATGACCTTCTGCTATATCTCTGGCGCCGGCACAGACAGTTCAGAAAAAGGCCGGGTAATGTGGGCACGGATCAAAGGTAAAACAGAAAATGATCTGCAGAAGTTATCATTTAAAGCTGTCTATAATTTCCGGCCTGGCTACATACAACCCATGAAAGGAACAAAGAATACCCATAGATTCTATTACGCGCTATCATGGCTTTACCCCCTATGGAAATTATTCTTTCGTAACTACGTATGTACGCTGGGAGAGCTCGGTAGGGCCATGATTTTTGTTACACAGCATGGTTACAGAAAGCCGGTGCTGGAAGTAAAAGATGTGGTGGCTATCATGAAGGGCAAATATTAA
- a CDS encoding ATP-binding protein, whose amino-acid sequence MTISKEHSIGLDVLFNHATIGMLLADEQERIVLANPYLLQRLGYEKTEVTGKKIDTFLLLHAGSQTSLHADNGNNPFVYSLQANRLDYVICKDGSRIPFHVSTGSYSNETGKYTVLYLTDMPSSRSYTGEQEKPAASTEEYVRNLLTTIDQLRLRIREDEAKDNALQRLNSFLSSIWNNADAIIIVFSPEGFIRWFNPTAEKQLGYRAIDVIEIESPLLFHDASELEIRAAEFSLQMQQTVDPGLDTLTIKARLNLPNEYEWNYIRRDGSKLPVSLTISAIRSAASITGYVGIAIDISERKRAEAELRQALEKEKELNELKSKFVSLASHEFRTPLSTILSSVYLISQYQGGIEDQYKRDKHIQRIVSSVNMLTDILNDFLSVGKIEEGKIQVRNSTFEPGKLIGTIISEMQGLQKNSQQILYAHHGASTAYLDPTLLKHIVMNLVSNAIKFSPEGGIIAVRSECLNNYLQLTVRDKGIGIAEEDRQHLFERFFRGSNAGNIQGTGLGLHIVGRYTEIMGGTITCDSKPGEGAEFKVIIPFPEK is encoded by the coding sequence ATGACAATTAGCAAGGAACACAGCATCGGTTTGGATGTGCTGTTTAATCATGCCACTATAGGAATGCTTTTGGCCGACGAACAGGAGAGAATAGTACTTGCAAATCCTTATCTCCTGCAACGCTTAGGCTACGAGAAAACGGAAGTTACCGGCAAAAAAATCGACACCTTTCTATTACTGCATGCAGGCTCACAAACCTCGCTGCACGCAGATAACGGAAATAACCCCTTTGTTTATTCGCTGCAGGCGAACAGGCTCGACTATGTCATCTGTAAAGACGGCAGCAGGATTCCCTTTCATGTCAGTACGGGATCCTACTCAAACGAAACAGGCAAATACACGGTCCTGTATCTTACCGATATGCCCTCTTCCAGGTCCTATACCGGAGAGCAGGAAAAGCCCGCTGCATCAACAGAAGAATATGTCAGAAACCTGCTTACAACGATAGACCAGCTCAGGCTGCGTATCCGCGAAGATGAAGCCAAAGACAATGCGTTGCAACGGCTAAACAGCTTCCTCAGCAGTATCTGGAACAATGCAGACGCCATTATCATCGTATTCAGTCCGGAAGGATTTATCCGGTGGTTCAACCCTACCGCCGAAAAGCAGCTGGGATACCGGGCCATCGATGTGATTGAAATCGAGTCTCCCCTGCTTTTTCATGATGCTTCAGAACTTGAAATACGTGCGGCTGAATTCTCCCTGCAGATGCAGCAAACGGTAGACCCCGGGCTGGACACCCTGACGATCAAAGCCAGGCTTAACCTGCCCAATGAATATGAATGGAACTATATCCGCCGTGATGGCAGCAAACTACCGGTATCACTGACTATCTCAGCGATCAGGTCTGCCGCCAGTATTACGGGATATGTTGGGATTGCTATCGATATTTCAGAGAGAAAGAGAGCAGAGGCAGAACTCCGTCAGGCACTGGAAAAAGAGAAAGAACTCAATGAACTTAAATCAAAATTCGTATCATTGGCTTCTCATGAATTCCGGACACCGCTCAGTACGATTCTCTCATCTGTATACCTGATCAGTCAGTACCAGGGAGGTATAGAAGATCAGTATAAAAGAGACAAGCATATACAGCGGATCGTCTCTTCTGTTAATATGTTAACCGATATACTCAATGATTTCCTTTCTGTGGGTAAAATTGAGGAAGGGAAAATTCAGGTTCGTAATAGTACCTTTGAGCCCGGTAAATTAATAGGAACCATCATAAGTGAGATGCAGGGCCTCCAGAAGAATTCACAACAAATTCTCTATGCGCATCACGGAGCGTCCACTGCATATTTAGATCCAACCCTGTTGAAACATATTGTAATGAACCTCGTATCTAATGCGATTAAATTTTCGCCGGAGGGAGGTATCATTGCTGTTCGTAGCGAATGTTTAAATAATTACCTGCAACTGACCGTCAGGGACAAGGGCATTGGCATTGCCGAAGAAGACCGCCAGCATTTATTTGAGCGTTTCTTTCGTGGCAGTAATGCCGGCAATATACAAGGCACCGGACTGGGCCTGCATATCGTAGGACGGTACACCGAAATTATGGGTGGCACCATTACCTGCGACAGCAAACCCGGCGAGGGAGCGGAGTTTAAAGTCATTATACCTTTTCCTGAAAAATAA